The window GGTCCGGCCTGACCGTGCTGGTCCTGGCCGGCCTCGTCCGGGTCGGCGCCGTACGCGACCCAGTCCTGTTGTCCGTACGGTCCGGCGGGCTGTTGGTCCGCTGCACCGTACGGCTCGGCGGCAGGGTAGGACGCGTCGTACTGAGCCTCGTAGCCCTCGGCTGCGGGCTCCCGGTGGTCCGGTTCCTGCCACTGTTGCGCGGCCTCGGTCTGCCCCGACCACATCGGCGCGGACTGCTGCTGTGCCGGCCAGGCCGGCCCGGACTCCGGCTGAGCCGTGTCGCCCGGCGGCGCGTAGCTGTGGGCGCCGTAGCTCGGCGCGGAGAACGGGGTCTGGTCGATCAGCTCCGGCTCGCGGCCCGACGAGGACGGCAGCGAGGGATGGCCGTCGTCGTACCGCCGCGGGGTGGCGACGGCCGCGAACGTCGTGGTGGCCAGGTACTGCTCGAACGGGACGTCGAAGGTCTCGTCCTCCGACCACGCCGAGTCCCAGGCCGTGGCGACGGGCTGCGCGGCGGCTCGGCGACCGTCGTCAGGCATCGGGGGGAGGCGGATCTCGCCCGAGCTGTGCAACACGCGGTCGTGCATCTGCCCCACCCAGTTGAGCGCGAGCTCGAAGCGCATGGTGCTGAGGCCGTGCACGCTCAGCTCGCCGCCGAGGGCCGGGTGCGGGGTGAAGGTGTAGACGTCTTCCTCGTTGAGCTGGAGGCCGCGGCTGCGTGCGTCGCGGACCAGGTCGTCCATCAGATACGTCGCGCGGCCCTCAGGGGACTCTAGCTCCGCGTACATGGTGACGGCCGAGGTCCACCGGAGCTCGATAGTGCCTTCCACCGTGTCCAGGAACCACCAGCCGTCCAGCGACTCGAGGAAGATGTCCCCGAAGCAGGTGGCGAAGCGCGGAGTCTGCTCACGCAGCCCCAGCCACTGCCCTGAGGCAAGCCCGAACTCGAAGGCAACCTTCGGAAAAGTTCGGAGCAGCTTCATGTCCGAATGAAACCACTATCGGGTAAACGTCGGGAACCCCTTGTGGCAACTTTATTTCACCCTTAACGTG is drawn from Promicromonospora sp. Populi and contains these coding sequences:
- a CDS encoding T6SS immunity protein Tdi1 domain-containing protein, producing MKLLRTFPKVAFEFGLASGQWLGLREQTPRFATCFGDIFLESLDGWWFLDTVEGTIELRWTSAVTMYAELESPEGRATYLMDDLVRDARSRGLQLNEEDVYTFTPHPALGGELSVHGLSTMRFELALNWVGQMHDRVLHSSGEIRLPPMPDDGRRAAAQPVATAWDSAWSEDETFDVPFEQYLATTTFAAVATPRRYDDGHPSLPSSSGREPELIDQTPFSAPSYGAHSYAPPGDTAQPESGPAWPAQQQSAPMWSGQTEAAQQWQEPDHREPAAEGYEAQYDASYPAAEPYGAADQQPAGPYGQQDWVAYGADPDEAGQDQHGQAGPAWDSPTWGAPAWGGQAPAVAAGGSPQQPPRADDPFTAWDDLWGKR